DNA from Fusarium verticillioides 7600 chromosome 4, whole genome shotgun sequence:
GATGACGTTCTCTGTGAGgaaagacatgatggtgATTGCTGGTATTTTGTTGTGGGAGAGTTGAATTAGTATCTTTTATGTTGTGAGGTAAAGAAAAAGTTCAATTGATGAAATTGAGAAGAATACAGAGATGATTTTcaaaggagaaagagagacACGGGAAGCTCTTGTAACTTATGTTATGACGACGGGAGCTTGTCATAGCTGCATGATGTCACTCGCGGGGAAAGAGCTCCCTGTTGCGGCGCGACCAACAAGCACGTGAAAAAAGGAGAGGTAATGATGACGCAGTGAGGCTTGAAATAAACGGGGAGAAAGCGCTGAGCTTAGAACGAGCTTGTCCTCTTTTTACGTTTTGtgttcaatctcatcatcgacagatCCCGTGGCCgatcgatgaagaaggtttgGGAGCTATTGTGGGGAAAGTGCGTTTACATAAAAAGGGCTGATGTTAGTGCAGCGGAAGGTGCCATTAGATCTACGGCGAGTTTGTTAACAAACAAGATAAATGCAACAGCTTTTATTAACCCAGACTCAGCTAATAAACTCACCTTGAAATCTCAACACAGTTGTGGCCTTGAGCAGCAAGCGAAAATACACATTGAAAGAGTTACAAAAAATACCATGAACGATCTTAGCATGTCGGAGTACTTTTATCGCTTTTAGAACCGAAGGCTCAAGTTTCTGTCATCTTTCCAGGTCTCACAGTTGTCCTGGCCGTCTTCATTGGTTGATAGGTTCGGCTTCATATTGCTTGAAGCTTTCGTATCTAGGTAAATCGGATTCAAATCTAGTACATAAACTCATAACAGATTTTTCAATGATCATCAGCCGTCGTTATCATGAAAAAAGAACAAAACTTCATAAATCGTCATTTCGTTGTGCCTTTGACGTCTCTCTCGGCAATGATACCGTCCGGCGATGCTGTTTCAGACTCCGGCTCTATTGCTCCGCCCTCAATATCACGGCCGTCGTGATTCGGATCTCTCAACTGCATAATAGCAGCTTGTCGAATCATGAAACCCTCATCTCTGGCTCTTGGCTCCGGTTCGTCGCATTTCTCGTCAGTTTCATTATCATCTTCAATAACTTCATCTGCGGATGTCCCCACTCGACCATTTATAACGTTGTCGATACGTAGCCTAGGTGGACCCGAGTTGAGTCTCATACCGTTCTTAGGAGGTCCAGCTGCATATGCAGTCAGCAAAATAGCAACTCGAACATATTTGTCGCATGCTTACAAAGCAACAGATCGAACAGCTTGACAATAACTGGTCCCCAGACGGTAACAGCGATGATCTATCGAATACCATGAGATAAATGAACTGATCAGGGGATGGAAACTCACCTGGCCATACGACCACCTGTTGGCAGCAAAACTCTCGGCATTGATGACTTTCGTTAGAGAGATCATGTacaagatgttgatgacgagataTGCGACTTCAAGGATGCGCCAGAACCACGTCTTGATAAAAAGTCCTCTTTTCTGCTTCCCCCAGCGCGGCCACCGACCAAGACGGTACGATCCAATCTGAACATGTTTAGTGAGATGATGCTTGCGAAGTGTCCACGCCAGCTGATCAACTACCAAGGCAATGATGGCAATGGTGTCGAGAATAAGAAATGTCATCTTGTACAACAAGGGATGCGgaaagaagctgaaagactGTCCATCGATGCCTTGAGTTGCAGCGCAATATGTTCGTGGACTCGGATTGAAGCCACATGCTTCTATCTCATTCTGGCTCTTGAACAAAGCAAAGGCGTCTTTGAAATAAATCTTTTGCGAGGTCgcgacgatggcgaggagatACTCCATGAAGAAGCCCAAAAAAGTGTGCCAGTTGCGAATGCCTTCATGATGCAGACAGACCTGGATAAGAAACATTGGTAGTATGCCATTCTGAGAAACATGAAATGCAATGGCAGCGTTGACGACGATCTCGCCCCAAAAGGTACCCTCTTGAGAGTTTACAACAATGGCAAGAATTGATGCTATCTGAACAGCAAAGACAAACCAGCACTGAGCCTCCTGAAACTCGACTAAGGTGGTTGCAATCGCAATGCTCGTGCGCGACAAGCCACCAGAGTCACGCCAGATCATACTCTCAATTCGGGTAAGACTGCGCTTCAGGCGATAGGGCTTAGGTTCTGACTTGCGACGGCTTGTATCTTGTGTAATAGTGACCCAGAGAGTGAAGCCTTTGAGTAGCAGATACAAGGATGCAGCGAAGCATACTTGAAGAACATACGATATGAGAACCTGAAGCCCATGTCAGTGTCTAGAGAACCCAACAAATGCTATTCGGACCTACTCCTGGTCCAAAGATATCTGGGTTGACCTCGGCTGGTAACTCTGGACAAAACTCATCCAGGGCCTCGAATATCTCCTCAGGGGTCGAGGTATCATAGGAGAGGCGGTCAATTGTCCGGTTGCAAGGTTTGCTCAGACCATCGTTATCACAAGAGTCTTGAGCGCAAGCGATGAGAGACCTGAGAACAGGTCGACCGTCAAACTCCGACAGAGTTCCAGATCCCATGATTGCGCTAGCATTGCGCTCAGTTTCTTGGCTGACATAGTAAGATTTCGCGTCCTGAGTCCAATGCGCCgctgcagccaaggcagcgCAATTGTAGAACGTCTCCAACGAGCTAAAGAAAAGACTGGAATTGTTGCAGGCACGTGTGCAGTCGGTTCTACCATCAACTTGGCACCCCGAAGTGAACAGAGTTATTTCCTGGTTCCCATCGAGACTCGTGGCGAAAAGCTCTTTGAAAGTGAGTCCCgagtcaacatcatcagagccagagccgAGACCGGCGATGTCAAGAAACGGGAAGAAATCCGACGTTCCTTCGATGGAATCGCGAATGAGAATAGTAAGAGGTGTACTCGGGGCTGTAGATGATGGCACAGACGACGTGAGAGTTGCAGAGGTCGACAACGATTGCAGAATGGATGCTGATGCCATCGCAGAGATGTCTCTTGGTGAGACGTAGTGTATCCTCCACGGGCTCTATTAAGAACGTCCCTCCATGGTCTTTGTTTGATCTGAAGGCTATACTACCCGATGTGCCAAAGAGtaggaaaggaagaaagagaagatcaacaGAAGTCggaggaggctgaagatccaatccaatggaTCCTGTTCGTCGCTGACTGGGATCTGGTCTCGCTACTGTAATTAGTCTATGTGCCGCTGTCTTGGCGCGTTTCCTCAGAATAGAAGTTTAGAGAAGCTTGTTTGGTGGCGGAGATGGATTTTGTTTTCCAGGCTTTAAGGTTAGAACAGAGGTGAGAGCGAGCAATTCCTAGCATTATGTCGAAAAGAATTATAGTAATCATAAGCTGACCAGACATACAGTAACAGCTTCTTGGTACGTCGTATTGTCGATCGTCATCATATAATTGTATGTGGAACTCGgaccaactcatcatctccaccaaACGTGCTTCGTTGATAGTGACAACCCTATATCCTACTCATTAGGGTTACATACAAGAATATGATCAAAGGCTTCAACGGGCAAGGATGTATATAACCGTGTGAAGTTAGATTAACCATAAATCTACGGATGCTTCTCTTAAAATCCCGTCCTTGTCTTATCGGTTATCGGCTTAACATTTATGAACCGACACCAACCGATGCACATCATTCCTCGGCTCGCAATGCCATGTCTCAGATACCTTAAGATGATATACAAAGCTCAGCTCCCCATCATCAATAACGACCCAGCAATTACCAATTGATCTACTCAAAATGGCACCTCGTCTCTCCCAACCGGTAGTGACCCTTCGTCTTCTCAGACGTCACTACTCCTCTACCACCGAACCTCTCATCCGCGTAACGAACCTCCCCGCACCAAACACCGGCCATATTCGCATTCTTGAGCTTAACCGCCCGTCTGCGCGAAATGCCATTTCAAGGGCTCTTCTAGCGAATCTTCGCGCCGAGATCGATGCTTTACATAGTCAATATGGGCCCAATGGCGAAGAACTGCCACTGCAGAAGCGTTTTGGTGGTGCAGCTGGCGCAGATGAGAAGGGTCCTACGAGAGCTGTTGTGCTGGCTAGTGCTGTTGATACATCGTTTTGCGCTGGCGCGGACCTCAAGGAGCGTAAGGGAATGAGCCAGGGAGAGTCAGTATTCCCTATATCAAATATCAATGTGCTGTACTAATCACCGGGCACAGAACTGCTGAATTTCTCACAAATCTTCGCAACACCCTCACATCTCTATCCAGCCTTCCCATCCCTACCATCTCGGCCATCTCCTCAGTCGCACTCGGCGGCGGACTTGAGCTCGCCCTCTCTACACACTTTCGCGTTCTGAGTTCCAATGCAACGGTCGGTCTTCCTGAGACCCGTCTAGGCATCATCCCCGGCGCCGGCGGCACCCACCGTCTTCCCGCTCTCATCGGCCTCTCCCGCGCCCGCGATCTGATCCTGACCGGCCGTCGCGTTGGCGCTCCTGAGGCATACTTTCTAGGTATTGCCGACCGGCTCGTTGAGGTCGTACCCGAGGACGAGCGTGATGGCTCAGATGTCCTTGGCGAGGCCAGAAAAGCAGCGTTGAGTGAAGCTGTGAGATTGGCGCAGGAGATTTGCGAAGGAGGGCCAATCGGTGTGAGGGCTGCTCTTCAGGCTGTAGCATGGGCAagggaagaggttgagaacaagatgtATGAGCGAGTCGTCAATACCGAGGATAGAAACGAAGCCCTCAAGGCGTTccaggagaagaggaagcctATTTTCACTGGCCGATAAGGTATATTGAAATCCTTGAGAGTTGATATCAAAGCACGAGCAATGTGGGCAGTATGAGATATGAAAGGTTGACGAATTGGCCATTAAAACAGATGGAGTCAGCTCCAAGTTCTCTTCGCAACTCATGGAACAGTATACAACGACTTATCTGCTATTCTTTCTGCATCTATCTGACTTCCGGGCATGTCATCACCAGGAAATCCCACCCCAAAAACCTATTAATTACATGAACTCCGTTGAAAGGTTCTTTGGTTCAATAATGGCCTGTCCTTCTCACACCACAGATTACGGCTCCTTTGTCTCGTCGTCCTCGGTAGCTTTCTCACGCTTTCCCTGGAGCTTGGCTTTTTCGATAATGCGATGTACTATACCGCAGGGCCCACGGTGCCGTCTGCCGTCTGCCGTCAGCCAGAGGATCTGTCTGAGGTTTCACCTTCAACTTAATCCGTTTCTTGACCGCCTTGATAGCTCGATCGGGGGTCCCTAGCTCAACTCTTTTGCACTTTTGAGCTACTGTGCTACAATCCTCATGGGTCAGTTTTGCGCCAATCACAAGCTCTGTTTGAGGGCCAGCCTGAGGTTGCTTCTCAGAGGTATGGGGCAATCTTGGGGGTTCTGGTGCCCGTTTATCAGTCTCGACAAGCTTTCGTCGTTTTGTGGGTGATCTCGGAGCTTCATACACATCTCTTGTAGAAGAACTAGCATCGTCTTCGTTTGACAAGGGAACTCGCTTAACTGGGTTTTGAGTGCTTTGGATTCCAGAGGTCACCGCCGCGTCCGTTCTAACTGGTGATGACTGTTTGGGCGGAACAGACGCTACACCTTTGCTAACCGACAGTGGAGGAGGTCCCTAGTCAATCTTTTGCTCCGAATATGCGGGCGGAAGCTCCTGAGGTGACCCCGAGGTCTTTGGCGGTTCGCTGTTGGTGACTGTTATATCTCCATCAGCGTCGAGGTTTTCCAACGAGGTATctgatggtggtgctggtcTTCGACGCCGAGGTACGTCGACGTAagtctctttgtcttcatcgCGGACGTAGCAAAGAAAGTATGGCTCTCCACTGGTACTCAATGCATTTAAAACTTCAGCTGTGCTGCGTTTGACCTCGACATTGGAATCATTGTATTTGCGCCAAACATCCTGTTCAAAGTCGTAAATCCATACCCAATAGTGACCAGATAACAGCTGGCCACGATGGCATATGACTGCATGGAGCCGGTACGGATTGCTCTTCAAATTGGAGTAGTAATCTTCCAGAGCTaccttcttgtctttgagctcagaatccatcatctcccgaACTGCGGTCTCGGTGTCTTTGATGTCTTTTGGCCTGGAAGGTAGGCCAGCCGAGGTCACTGAGTTTACGCTGGGTcggccaacaagaagatagTCGTCATCAACCGTCCCATCGAAACTCCAGTCCTCTTCCACGATCTTCACACCATCTGTCATTTCACTGTCTTCTGTGGCAGCTGCAATACTGCATttagcttcctcttcttgtgcAATGCTCTCGAGAATGGGTCCAGTTGGGCTCATGCTCTCAACTGCAGCCTTGGAGGCTTCGATGTCAGATATGCGGCTGGCGATGGCCCAACTCTTGACTCTTTCTCTGAAGATCGGGGAGTCGTGGGGGGCATCCATGTATCGGTCGAGGTATAGTATTTCAGGAATTAGTACGGGGTTGCCGTTCTTGCTCCCTATAGACTGCGACCTTTGAATGAGTACGTGCAGAACAGGCGGTAGCGTCTGGATAGCTGTATATCGTGAAagtttgtcttcttcaataATTTGCTGGTCGAAATTTCGTCCAAGGGCTTCGTATAGTGAGCATGAACCTTTGGGAGCAGGGAATGCAGTAATAGACCGATCAAAACTAATTTCTTTTTGATAAGTCTTGTCgtcaaacttcttggtgtAATTAATGGTGGTAACGAAGAAAGTTTTCATGATCTCTTCGAATTGAATACCGGTTGACTCGTCAACAAACGATGGGCGGATAGCGGCTTGGAGacgattgatgatgctgcccATCACCTCTTCTACATCCTGCTGGTCGGTACCAGAAGACCTATTCTGGTGTTCCAGGGCAGTCAGCACCTTATGGTCGACCGTTTGTGGCTCCCCGGCATCCGGCATGTTGACATCAGTAGACACAATATCCTGGGAAGTGCCGTTCTTCGATGTTtcgacaacctcgagaaTTTCCATGGGCTTATCACTCGTTCGACTGATTTTAACGACATCCTCATCTTGTCCAACCTCCATCACTGTGTCAATTACCTGATCTTCAGTGGTAGTTGGAGAGGTCTCCACTTTCTCATAAGAACGGTCTGAATCCTCTTCGACGAGTGTTTGCGAGCTGACTGTGCTAGCTGTATCAACTGAGTCGCGGTTATCATTGGCGGTTGTAGaaatcatctccaagtcgTTGTTTTCCTTTGCTGGGGGTCCAGGGGGTGGTCGAGTAGGAAGTGGTGGCGGCTTAGATTCAGTTGTTGCTTCGACAGAGCTCTTCGTTTCCTTGAGGAGCGTGCCGGTGGACAATAGCACAGCGTTGGCGAGCCTCTGAGACGGACGCGTTGCTACCTTGTCGGATTTTTCAAGATTGTTGAATAGATCTGAAAGCTCCTGTACAACTGAGTTCGGTCAGTTAAGCTGTAGAGGCCTTACCTAGACAAACTTACAAGCCTgagcaacaacagcttcgCCACGATCCAGCTGCATTTTGTTACCACCAAGCAATCGCTCCTTGATTTTCTCATCCGTCAACTCGAGCTTAAACTTGTCATAGTTGATAACGACATCTCGAACTGGTTTGACAGTAAAAAGATATTGCAAAAGGCTGTTGAGATAGCACGTATTTCCAATATTCTCCAGCCCAACCGGAAGATCAAAGTTCGTAGTTTGTGCGGAGGCGCCGGCGGCGCTCCTTTCACCAGAAGCTACAATACCATGCATTTCTCTCAGTTCTCCAACTGCGCTTTTGAGACCGGTTGAATTCGTGTGCTCCGCAATCTTCTCCATAGCCTCCAAGTAAGTtgtcttggcatccttgtctTTGGCGTTTTGAATCTGTACACTTGATTAGACTCATGCTCTAggctcaacaacaacaacagacgCATATTTCTGACCTTTTCTTTGACATCGTCCAACGTATCAGGCCCAAAGCCACTGGCATCACTCAAGCCAAGAATCTCTTTCGCCGTGACTAAAGAGAAACCCTCCCCAtactccatcaccaactctgCCGTGTAGTTATCATCGGATGATGCTCGAgagatcagcatcaacataTTTCGGGCGGTGGTAGCACAGCTGGGATCTTGCGCCACCTTTCGTCGGAATGCTTGAACGATGGATTGTGCCTTGTATTCGTTCAGAGGCTGCAGCTCGAAGAATAGCAAAGCCTCGCTCGTCAACTCGCGATCGTCACTGTTTGGTTGAGTTTGTACTTGGCTCTCGAAgattgatgattgagtgGTAGCGTATTCAGTGAGCTGTTCGTCGTTAAGATCATTTCCAATACTCACGAGAGCCTCAATGAGCTCTTTTCGTTTATCAGGAATAATTTCCCACTGTCTCTTGTAAGCATTGACAACAATCTCCTTCGACTGATTTGGCAAAACTCCCAGGATCTCATAACGCGCAAGGTTCACGAAGACATATTCCATGTTCGGTACCTCTGCACATCCCAAATCGGCATGTATACCAGGAGTGCATAACTCAGCAGGCTGACCGCCTCTGTGTATAATGATAATGCACTGAACCTCAGATCTCACATCTTCGATATATGCTCGATATGTACCTAAATCGGTAGCCCCAGAAGGGTTATCTGACTGAGGAGGGATCGGTGGTGTGAAAGTccctccatcaactccatcttccGCTACATCAATTGTTTCCTCGAATTCGAGTTGTCTGAACATTTCAAAACATGAAGTCCCGAAAAGTACAAAGAATCGCTTATTCCTTTTGGAAATGCTCCTCGCGTTCTCATGTGAAGTGGCCTCAATTATGTTCTTGAGGTATGTGTTCAGGTTCAGAGGAGCTTGCAGTGCCCAGTCATCATTTGCTGCGGCGTAACGGTCCGGATCCTGTTCCTTAGCACGGCGCACATTCTTGCGAATGGTATCGTGGTCAAGTAATAAGTCAATCCATTCGCGAGCCATGCGAGGTTTCGAGATTTCCAGCGTGACGGAGAACGTACATGGGCCGGCCGAGCATGCAAAAGGCTCGCAAGCAACGAGCGGGTAATACTTGTTTCGTTGTCTGTCATCAATCTTAACGAGTGGCGAAGATTGCGACTCTTGACCAACCCAAACAAGATGATGCCAGGGGAATCTCGCATCACTCGGAGGCCACTGCCCCTGTTGAAAGTTGCATGATTCTTGAGAGTGTCGCTCGTCCCATGACATCTTAAACACAAAATGAAAGTGGCAGTCAACGCACAGCGAGGACAATACTCGCGTTGATTTGGTTGAATAACTCTGGTTACCATTTATCATCAATCGATGGGGGTGATCCCAAGGATTTGGAGTGTTCGGTTCCGTTTTGCGCAACCGTTCAAAGACATCGCATACAGTGAACTTATTGTGCAAGAGTTCGTATATCCATCTTGAAGGGTGACATCCTGGAAGCCGTACAGTTAGCTATCGATCTTGATGCATAAGAGTCATTGTAAACATACCTCCCATATTTTGATTTGGTATCCTGTCCTTAAGAGGCGTCGAGTTTTGAGTGACAGAAATTCCACTGGTCCCAGGCAAAGAAGCGTAGCTCGTATCTAGATCCTGTGCGGACCTCAGGTCGTATCGGCTCGCCATGGGGAGCTACTTAGATGCTTGATCGATGTCTGATTGACAGTATTTCTTGATGAATCCGCTTGTATACTTTATCAAGATGCGAGGTCGTAGATAATAATGTGCGTTGGAAAAGGGCGTGCTTCGGATTCCAGTTTGTGGATTGCGGGGTGGCACTTGGCGGACTATTCGTAGATAAGGAACCGTGGAGTAAATTGTTCGTGCAACGTGAAGAGAAACGGTTCCACTAAACCAGTGAAATGAGTTCGCTGGGAAGGCTCGGTTTCGTTTGCCCGGAATTCGTGGGTCGGTGAATGGAAGCAACCTCAGTGCGGTGGCGGTCGAAGCTCAAGTTACGAGGATGAATGAAATCGTACGGGGGTCGAGCTCCGTGCTTATTTGGTCATAATTTCGTGAATCAAGACCTATGGTGGAAATGATAAATAATAAACGCCAATAAGATGctgaatgagaagaaacaaTTTGGATGCCTGGGAAAGTGTGACGATGCTCGCGATGATGGCGTCGACCAAACGAACGTAGCTGATGCAGTGCTCTTTTTGGCCATGCGATGGATGATGCAAGTGCTGAGTCAGCATCTTAATTGGGGTGGAAGGCTCAATCTGGGGGTTTATGCGACAGCTTACATGAACCTTTACCTATCAAATACAGAAGGCAACAAGTTTTCATCgctttctttttctttctcttataATTAAATAGGAACCTCGCATTAAAGTTCCATGTTTCAATTAAGCTTTTGGTTCCGTACCTTTTTGGGGTTCGCAAGTTCTATTTTCCATGCCGAAAAGTCATCAAATGCGACACCTTGCGCCGAAATCCCACCGAACTGGGGAAGACGAGTGACTGTACATTTGCCTTTCATCAGTCGCTATTACGTCCTGTTCCACGTATGTGTTTTCAGTTCGCGATTAGCCGAACGCCCCTACTCCAATTACCACTCGAATCGCATCTTTCCCTTTGTCGATTGATGAGCTGTCTTCTATAGGTGATTGGATATCTGACGCGTCCCCTGTTCATGATCCAGTGACGACTGAGGCTTGTGCTATTCATCGATGCAAATCAGCACAAATATGATTGACTACAACCCGAGGGAAAGCCCCTGTTTGCCATGCATTGTTACACAAAGTACACGCAACGTCAGCAAATGTCATTCACGTTCGTGATTCAACGTAGGTAGGCATAGTAAGTGTAACATTTATCTAGGCCCAGAATCCAAGCTCAATCGAAACAGACGGGTGGAGAAGAATAGTCGATATGAGTATCTAAGCAACTCACTTTCTCAAGGATGGAAATGCATTCTTtgcttcattcttcttgatcatcactACTAGCAAAGCAGACAGGAAGTTTGCCACAGGACCTCAATATAATTTAAGATTCCCATCAGCAATCTACTTACTGCCTGTTAGATAGGCCATTGAAAAAAGGCATTCGTTTCTAAGAAGTTGAAAACACTGGTGATATGCAAACCCCTCTCAATCAAAGGGGGTAAGAATGTGGAATGTGTACCAAAATACGGCATTTTGAGTAATACTTAAGAGGTTCAAAATGGGGTTTTGTGAAGTAGGGCTCAGGAATCGTCTGTGGAACTGCAAGTATCTGCTGGAAGCAATACCTCAGATTCCATCTAACACTTGCTGAGGCAAGGTTTTCACCGACCAGTGTCGTTGCAAATCTATTACGGGAACTTTAGTATAATAATATGGTATCTATTACGCCAAATTGATTTGATTTGTAAGAATAGGACAACGCTACTCTTCGGTGGATAACATCTACAGCAATACTCGTAGATCTCAGAATATCACCAACACGCACACACAGCGTCCAATCGGAAAACAATTTAACCCTGCAAATCATCTTTCATTTCCCGCGTCACAGAAAGGCGCCACCCGGCACTAAAGCGAGTTAAAAGGCTCAGCGCTTGAGCGGTTAGCGCTCCGTCCAACCGCAACGGTCAATTAGCCGCCCATTCTTTAAGCCCCTTATGTAGATTCCACTCAACATTGATGCTGTAACCAGGCAACAGATTAAGTCCCTTAAGACGTCTTGTTTCCGAGACCCAAGCTCTTGTCTAGAGTCAACGATTAGCTGAAAGGAATGGGAAGGAGGTCACCAGTGTTGGTGTCTTTTTCTGCTTTGGAACTGCCACCGTGCTGAGTTGTCCATCCAGCTGGTGCAGCACTCTGCAAGGATGACCCTCCCAGTACATAGCGCGAAAGCTGAAGTATCGGACTATCTAGACTATCTACAAGAGCTAGTATTGGTTGGCTTTCGTTCGGCGCTTAATCCAGGCTGATTTTGCAATTCAGGTAGTATCAGATCCTTGACGGCCCAGTTATCCTTGTTTCGTGATAATGAACCATTGACCAACATGCATATTCCTCTTACCTTAACACATCTTCTGCTATTTTGCTAGAGATTCTGTTTACTCATCGGGTTGAGATATGTTGGTTCTAAACACTTGCTACTTATGGAAGGTTCTGTTGTTCATCAATTACGCCCATGATACGATAGTCTTATTGCGGCTGTCGCCCGTCCCTTGGGCCTCgacatttcttcttctatcTTCAAATTATTTGCGCGGAGGGTGGCAGGCCACTTTTTCCCTTTTTATATTTAGTTATGTCGAGTTGGGAGACGACAGCCCTTCGGCTGCAGGGCAATGTGACCACCgactcaacaccaagctccttggaCAAGAGTCTACCACTACTACCAAAAAGAAACGCCAAGGCTAGGGCAACTACAGGTGTAAAGGAGGTATCTTCGGAAGAGAAGAGCCATGGAACGAAAGGATGGAAACCACTTTCGCTTTCGACGCCGATGTTACTCGCTATGATCGCACTTACGATCCTTCTCGCTGTCGCCGTCGAAACATTAGCACAACGCAGTGCAGCACAAGGTGGTCTCGCTCTCTCACCTTCTCTCGATGCTATGCCCGCGTATGCCAAATTTAGCTATCTTTATGTGCCGACTATTATTGCTGTGTTATACAGTATGCTTTGGAGCTGGATCGATCTGGACGTCAAGAGGATGCAGCCATGGTTCGAATTGTCAAAACGTGAAGGCGCCACAGCTGAGGACTCCCTTTTCCTGGACTATCAATATGATTTTGTGGCTCTGGTTCCTTTCAAAGCAGCAAAGAGGAAACATTGGCCTGTCTTCTTTGGGGGTACTGCCATGGTTATCGTCTTTTGGGCCCTCACGCCCCTTCAGAGCGCTCTGCTTGGTACAGGGATTGTAAAGCAGACCGACATGACCTCGCTCGCCAACagatctcaacttcttcctgtCGCTGAACATGTCGAGGTCCTAGATCCCGAGTTTCTCAACACCGGATACGCTATAGGCTGGCTTGGTCAACAGTTCCCTGCTTTCACTACTGCTGATTATGCACTACTGCCTTTCTATCCAAACACAAGCCCCAAGCTCGCTAACGTCAGGAAACACACAACAGTCTCACTAAATA
Protein-coding regions in this window:
- a CDS encoding methylglutaconyl-CoA hydratase; translation: MAPRLSQPVVTLRLLRRHYSSTTEPLIRVTNLPAPNTGHIRILELNRPSARNAISRALLANLRAEIDALHSQYGPNGEELPLQKRFGGAAGADEKGPTRAVVLASAVDTSFCAGADLKERKGMSQGETAEFLTNLRNTLTSLSSLPIPTISAISSVALGGGLELALSTHFRVLSSNATVGLPETRLGIIPGAGGTHRLPALIGLSRARDLILTGRRVGAPEAYFLGIADRLVEVVPEDERDGSDVLGEARKAALSEAVRLAQEICEGGPIGVRAALQAVAWAREEVENKMYERVVNTEDRNEALKAFQEKRKPIFTGR